In Lepus europaeus isolate LE1 chromosome 9, mLepTim1.pri, whole genome shotgun sequence, the following are encoded in one genomic region:
- the C9H18orf54 gene encoding lung adenoma susceptibility protein 2, translating into MAKSNTKHRVCSRGSSVSSLLASCSLRGSNSSNSNGSFQFKNKLYSSASQALQAYIDDFELSQIHPDASTGEMNIGKGFTNMRQFSSNIYKPDNAFENLDHIKHSNSLNLAYRREAFNDIDSVSLTTDDLLKLPADGSLAFTSVRPSHRVGKKNKKCIGRLGSLNTEQNPNLQESSTTMGKDNLVTPVIYTYKNGKQCGRLKNPKLVNRTNKCISESSLSFPKKSSLKDSSEHSAEKNYPRWLTSQKSDLNVSGITSIPDSRYPVWLHNQDLLPDANSQRVYRTFEEDQCSPRHSYQAQRTSRLMNKLDCSEYSFEPSNFSDSFNVDKGLVNKYKCDSENRQCQCENPLLPGQTKKPFSGDKIELLILKAKRNLEQCTEELPRSMEKDDSPCSLDKLEAERSWDNIPVPL; encoded by the exons ATGGCAAAATCAAACACAAAACACAGGGTTTGTTCTCGGGGATCTTCAGTCTCTTCTCTCCTGGCAAGCTGCAGCCTGCGTGGTAGTAATTCCTCTAACTCTAATGGCTCATTTCAGTTTAAGAATAAGCTCTATAGTTCTGCTTCTCAGGCTCTACAGGCCTATATTGATGATTTTGAACTAAGTCAAATACATCCAGATGCAAGCACTGGGGAGATGAACATTGGTAAAGGTTTCACTAATATGCGACAGTTTTCCAGCAATATTTATAAACCAGACAATg CTTTTGAAAATCTTGATCACATAAAGCACTCAAACTCCTTAAACTTAGCCTATAGAAGAGAGGCTTTTAATGACATAGACTCTGTTAGCCTAACAACCGATGATCTATTAAAACTTCCAGCAGATGGATCATTGGCTTTCACTTCCGTCCGACCAAGTCACCGAGTGggcaagaaaaacaagaaatgcaTTGGAAGACTGGGTTCACTGAACACTGAACAGAATCCAAATCTCCAAGAATCCTCCACTACCATGGGCAAAGATAACTTAGTCACTCCtgttatatacacatacaaaaatggaaaacaatgtgGTAGGCTAAAAAACCCAAAACTTGTGAATAGGACTAATAAATGCATTTCTGAATCATCTTTGTCTTTTCCCAAGAAATCGTCTTTGAAGGACAGTTCAGAACACAGTGCTGAAAAGAATTATCCAAGATGGCTCACAAGCCAGAAATCTGATCTTAATGTTTCAGGGATAACTAGTATACCTGATTCCAGATACCCAGTCTGGCTCCACAATCAAGACTTGCTACCTGATGCAAATAGTCAAAGAGTTTATAGAACATTTGAAGAAGATCAATGTTCCCCTAGACATAGTTATCAGGCACAAAGAACTTCTCGGCTTATGAATAAGTTAGATTGTTCTGAATATTCTTTTGAACCCTCAAACTTTTCAGATTCCTTCAATGTTGATAAAGGATTagttaataaatacaaatgtgaTTCTGAAAACCGCCAATGTCAATGTGAAAATCCACTTCTCCCAGGACAAACCAAAAAGCCATTCAGTG GTGACAAAATTGAATTGCTTATCCTGAAGGCCAAGAGAAATCTAGAGCAGTGCACTGAAGAATTACCAAGGTCCATGGAAAAGGATGACAGTCCTTGCTCATTAGATAAACTTGAAGCAGAAAGATCATGGGATAATATTCCTGTTCCTTTGTAA